GCACCGGACATGCCCTCCGTACTCCCGCCACTCGAAGCGGTCATCGCCGGCTACCTCAGCGGCCACGTCCCGTATGGCCTCGCTGACGAGATCGTCTGGCGGGTTCCCACCCCCCGCTTCCACCTCGACCTGGCGTACGCGCGCTTCCCCCGCGACGTGTGGAGCCGCACGTCCCGGCGCGGTTGGACCGTGCGGGTCAACAGCGATTTCCCGCAAGTGGTCCGGCACTGTGCGGACACCCCGCGGGCGGACTCCACCCCGTGGCTCACTCCCCGTCTCATTGCCCTTTACGCCGCCCTGCACGCTGCTGGCCTGGCCTGCTCGTTCGAGGTCTGGGACGGCGCGGAACTCGTGGCTGGTGAGTTCGGCGTAGTTGCCAGCGGCGTGTACTTCTGTGAGAGCAAGTTCCATCGGGCGAGCGGCGCGGGCAACCTCTCCACCGGAGCCGCGGTACTCACTCTGGCCGACGCGGGTTTCTCCGTGTACGACGCCCAGTACGGCCCCGACTACCTCCAGCGCTACTCAACCCACGGCCTCAAGCCCTTCGATGCGGACTACTTCCGGACCGCCCTAGCGCGCGCCGCGGCGAAACGCTTCCAACACTTCTGCGCAGGCGGCGGACACATGGGGTTCGAAACACCGGTCCTGCCCCGATACTGCCCGTTCCGATAATGAGGATGTCCACGTCATGAACAACGGTGCAGAACCTGAGGTGAATTCGGTCGCCGTTATCGGGATGGCCTGCCGCTTTCCCGGAGCCGACGACCCGGGTGCGTTCTGGCGCAACCTGGTCGGCGGAGTTGAGTCGATCACTCGCGGCCCGGACAGCGGAACGTACATCCGTGCGGTCGGCAAGGTGCCCGGGACCGAGTTCTTCGACGCCGACTTCTTCCGCATACCACCGGTCGAGGCGACGGCTATGGACCCGCAGACCCGAGTTCTGCTCGAACTCTCGGCTACGGCACTGGAAGACGCCGGCTACCTGGGCGAGCGCAAGTACGTGGTGGGCGTCTTCGCCGGGTCCGGTGAGAACACCTACTACAAGGAGCACGTCGCACCTGACGACGAGTTCTGCGAAAATCTCGGGGAACTGCGATTGGCGCTCGCCAACGAGAAGGACTTCCTAGCCCCGCGAATCGCGTTCAAGCTGGGTCTTGCGGGCCCGAGCGTGAGTGTTCAGGCGAGCTGTGCCACTGGCCTGACGGCGGTGACGCTAGCCTGCCAAGCCATCACGGCCGGTGACTGCGACCTCGCGATCGCCGGCGGCGTCAGCCTCCTACTGCCCGAGACGGACGGCTACCAGTACACCAAGGGTGGCATCAACTCCGTGGACGGACGGTGTCGCGCCTTCGACCAACTGGCCTCCGGCCCGATCCCCGCGTCCGGCGCCGGCGCGGTGGTCCTCAAGCGCGACGCGCTCGCACGCGCCGACGGCGACCACCGGTACGCCGTCGTCCGGGGCTGGGCGATTAACAGCGACGGAGGTTCCCGGGCAGGTTTCACCGTACCCAACGTCGCAGGCCAAGAAGCCGTCATACGGCGCGCGATGCAGCGCGCGGGCATCCGTCCGCGCGACGTCTCCTACATCGAGGCCCACGGCACGGGGACGCCGCTCGGTGACCCGGTGGAGATCGAGGCGCTCAGCCGGGTCTTCTCGTCCGACGACCGCGGTCCGGGAGCCTGCGCAATCGGCTCGGTGAAGACCAACATCGGCCACACCGACGCAGCGGCCGGGATCGCTGGCCTGATCAAGGCGGTCCTCGCCGTCCGGACCGGGACCATCCCGGCCACCCTGCACTTCACCGAGCCGAACCCGGCAATCGACTTTGTCGGCACTCCGTTCGCCGTGAACGTCACCGCGAGGCCGTGGCCAGAGAACGAGGCCGGACGGATCGCCGGAGTGAGTTCCTTCGGACTCGGCGGGACCAACGCACACGTCGTGGTCGCAGAGGCGTTCGAGCCAGAGTTGGGTGCCACGCGGCGCCTGCGGCACCTGCTGGTGCTCTCCGCGCGGGACGACGAGTCCCTCGGGCGAGCCAAGGTCCGGCTCGCCGATTGGTTCGATGACACCGCCGACCGATCGGAGCGGTATCTCGCCGACGCCGCCTACACCACGGCCGTCGCACGGACGCCTTACGCCGCTCGCTGGGCCGGGGCGTTCGGCACGGCCGAGGAAGCGGTTACAGCATTGCGGGAACCGCACTCGCCCGCTGCCCGCAGCACGCGCCTGTCGCTGGCGGTACGGGGCCGCCCCGATGACTTGGTCGCCCTAGCCCAGCAGGAAGTGGCCGCTGAGCCGCTCGCACGGACCGCGCTCGACGAGTACGCCGAAGCCCTGGGGCTCGCGGCGGCAGACGACGTGTTCCGGCAGCTGCCCGCGCACGCAGCGGCCACTGTGGCCGTCCTGGTGTGCCTGCGCGCGCTGCACCTCGCCGGTGTACGGCTCGCCCGAGTGGACGCACCTGCGTGGGCGGCGCCGGCCGTCCACTGGATGCTCGCGGAGCGGCCCCTGGACGAGCTGCCCGCAGTGGTGGAGACCTGCCCGACCGACACGGCGGAGCAGCTGCAGGTGCCGGCTCCTGACTCCCTCGTGATCGGCCCTGACTACCACCTCGCGGGCGCCGTCGCCCACGCCTGGGCCCGGGGCGCCGCCGTCAACTGGACCCAGTACTACGGCGCGGAGCCGCGCAGGCGGGTGCCGCTGCCGACCTACCCCTTCGCCCGGCAGCGCTACTGGTTGGAAAAGAAGCCCCGCCGCACGTACACGCCAGAGGTGGCGGATACACCCGACAGCCGGTCGTCGAAGACCGTTGCCGACATTGTCGAAGCGGCCTGGCGCGGTGTGTTCGGGCTGGAAACGGTCGATCGGCACGCAGACTTCTTCGAGTTGGGCGGGGACTCCCTCACCTCCGTCGAGATAGGTGCGCGGCTCAACGAGGAGCTGGGCCTCTCGCTGCCGCTGGACCTGTCGTTCGAAGCCCCCACGATCGCGGCGATGATCGAGTTCATCGAGTCCTTCGAAAACACCACCCGTCAGGAGTAGGCGCATGAAGCCCAATCACGAAGAGGTTCTCGTCCGTGCCCTGGACGTCACCGTGCGGCGCGGTGAAGAGGAGGGTCTGCTTCTGGAGACGCTCGTTGGCCGCTACCTCCTCAACTCTGACGCGCGGGCGGTCTGGCAGCAGATCGACGGGCGCCGTTCGGTGCGGGAGGTCGCTGAGTCGGTGGCCGCGGCGCAGGGCGAACCGGTGAACGACCTGCACGAGCCGGTTGAAGCCATCTGCACGAGTCTGCTGGGTTTGCGGCTGGTGGAACGCTGGTGAGCAATGCACCGTTCACGAAGGTCGGATTCCAGTTCGCGAGCTTCGCGTTCCCCGGTGTGCCAGACAGTCAGCTGTTCGGCCATGTCGTCGCCGTGGCGCAGACCGCTGAGCAGTCAGGCTTCGACAGCCTGTGGGTGATGGACCACCTCCATCAGATTGCCACGGTCGGCGATCGCACGGACCCGATACTCGAGGCGTATACGACGCTCGCGGGCATGGCAGCCTCGACGGCGAGCGCACGGCTGGGGGTCCTGGTCTCCGCGGTCGGATTCCGCAATCCGGCGCTGCTGGCGAAGACGGTGACCACCATCGACGTGATCAGCAAGGGCCGGGCAGTCCTCGGCCTCGGCGCCGGCTGGCACGGCGAGGAGTACGAGGCGTATGGCCTACCGTTCCCGCCGCTGCCCCAGCGGATGCGGGAGCTGCGCGAAGCCGTCCAGATCTGCCGGGCGATGTTCACACAGCACGCGCCGTCCTTTCGGGGCGAGCACTTCCACGTCGACGACGTGATTAACGTGCCTCAGCCGATCGCTCCGGGCGGGCCGCCGATCCTGATCGGCGGAAGCGGCGAGCAGGCGACGATCCCGATGATCGCCCGTCTCGCCGACGGCTGTAACTTCTTCGGCGGCCCAGCGACCGTGCGGCACAAGGTCAACGTGCTCCGCAGGGCCTGCGACGCGGTCGGCCGCGACCCCGCCGACATCACCAAGACATGGCTGGGCACGGCACTGATCGCGGACTCGGAGCAGGAACTGCACCGAGGCATGGAAGACCTCGGCCGGCTGCTCGGAGTAAGGCCCGCCGCGGTCCGGGCACTCGCCCTGTGCGGCACACCCGACGAGGTGACGGAACAGGTGCACACCTATCGCGAGTGCGGTGTCGACGCGGTGATCGTCAACATGGACGACGCCCATGATCTCGATCGGGTCGCGCGCGCTGGCTCGGTGCTCGCGGAGGCCATGCGATGACTCGATTCGACGAGACGATATCGATGGTCGCGGACGCATTCGCCGAAACGCTCGGGACCACCGACATTGACAGCGAGACCGGGTTCTTCGACCTAGGCGCCGATTCAACAACGATTGTCCGCTTTGCCTTCCGTCTACGGAAACACTGGCCAGACCTGCGGACCGTGGACGTCTTCTCCCACCCGACGGTGGCCGAGCTGTCCGCCTACCTCACGATGGCCTCCCCCGAGTCCCCTGGCAAACCCCTCATCAGGAGCTCACCAGCCGACAGCAGGGCAGACCTCCGGGCGGACGAGCGATGACGCCGGGTCTGCCGCCGCCGGGACTCGTGGTACTGAGTCGTCCGACGACCGCGGACACGCGCTGGGGGTCACCGCCCCGGCCACGACAGATGGGCCCGGACCCGCGGGTGCACCTGCTCGTCGTCCCGCACTCCTGCGGTGGCCCGACCACCTCCTTGCGCTTGGTGCGCGGTTCGCCGGAAGACGTCGAAGCGCTCTGCCTCACCCCGCCCGGGCACGAGCGCCGCTTCACGGAGCAGCCCCGGGCGAGCCTGGACGACACGACGACGAGCCTTGCGGCGCTCTCCCGTCCGGGGTCGCCGACGGTCGTGCTCGGCCACAGCCTCTGCGCCGCTAACGGCCCGCATCTCGCACACGAGTTGGGCACGCCGTGCGCGGGCCCGTCGGGGGAGGGCGAGGCGGGACAACGTTGTCCATTTCCGCAGGTAGATCGGCTTCCCCCGAGGGGTGCCGTAGTGGATGTGCGGCTTGCCGAAATCCGCAGGGACGTGGGGAGAACCTTGCTCCCCGGCCTGCCCGAACACACCAACCTGCTCGGTATGAAGTGAGTCGCATTATGACGAGCACCACACTGCCCCGCCCACGACTTTCCGCCGGCGGGCCCTCGTCCCTCACAGCGGTCGCGCAGAGGCATGAGCCGGCTCCACCGGCCTCGGAAGTGCCGCCCGTGTCCGACCAGTCGGATGGTCCGTCCGTGCCCGACGAGCCGCTGAAGCGAACCGGAGTACCAGTGGACATAGTGGACGACACGTCCGCCTGTGGAGCGCCGAAGACCGCCGGGACACCATCCCCGGCCCCGGCCCCGGAAGGACTGTTCGTGTCGTTTCTCGGTGTGGACGGGATCGGGAAGACGACCCTCTCGCGCGAGGTCGGCTCGTACCTTGAGTCCCAGGGGTTCACCGTGCGGCATGTGGCCTGGCGCCCACTTCTGTCCGGCGAAGGTCGGCAGTGGCCAGGCGACGCTCTCCAGGAGCTCTGGGTCGAAGCGTTCCGGCTGCTGTTCGCCGGAGGCCAGCGCGCCGGCGAGCCGCTGCGGATGCCACGGGATTACCGGA
The nucleotide sequence above comes from Streptomyces sp. NBC_01216. Encoded proteins:
- a CDS encoding leucyl/phenylalanyl-tRNA--protein transferase, whose translation is MSGNAPDMPSVLPPLEAVIAGYLSGHVPYGLADEIVWRVPTPRFHLDLAYARFPRDVWSRTSRRGWTVRVNSDFPQVVRHCADTPRADSTPWLTPRLIALYAALHAAGLACSFEVWDGAELVAGEFGVVASGVYFCESKFHRASGAGNLSTGAAVLTLADAGFSVYDAQYGPDYLQRYSTHGLKPFDADYFRTALARAAAKRFQHFCAGGGHMGFETPVLPRYCPFR
- a CDS encoding beta-ketoacyl synthase N-terminal-like domain-containing protein, with the translated sequence MNNGAEPEVNSVAVIGMACRFPGADDPGAFWRNLVGGVESITRGPDSGTYIRAVGKVPGTEFFDADFFRIPPVEATAMDPQTRVLLELSATALEDAGYLGERKYVVGVFAGSGENTYYKEHVAPDDEFCENLGELRLALANEKDFLAPRIAFKLGLAGPSVSVQASCATGLTAVTLACQAITAGDCDLAIAGGVSLLLPETDGYQYTKGGINSVDGRCRAFDQLASGPIPASGAGAVVLKRDALARADGDHRYAVVRGWAINSDGGSRAGFTVPNVAGQEAVIRRAMQRAGIRPRDVSYIEAHGTGTPLGDPVEIEALSRVFSSDDRGPGACAIGSVKTNIGHTDAAAGIAGLIKAVLAVRTGTIPATLHFTEPNPAIDFVGTPFAVNVTARPWPENEAGRIAGVSSFGLGGTNAHVVVAEAFEPELGATRRLRHLLVLSARDDESLGRAKVRLADWFDDTADRSERYLADAAYTTAVARTPYAARWAGAFGTAEEAVTALREPHSPAARSTRLSLAVRGRPDDLVALAQQEVAAEPLARTALDEYAEALGLAAADDVFRQLPAHAAATVAVLVCLRALHLAGVRLARVDAPAWAAPAVHWMLAERPLDELPAVVETCPTDTAEQLQVPAPDSLVIGPDYHLAGAVAHAWARGAAVNWTQYYGAEPRRRVPLPTYPFARQRYWLEKKPRRTYTPEVADTPDSRSSKTVADIVEAAWRGVFGLETVDRHADFFELGGDSLTSVEIGARLNEELGLSLPLDLSFEAPTIAAMIEFIESFENTTRQE
- a CDS encoding PqqD family protein, translating into MKPNHEEVLVRALDVTVRRGEEEGLLLETLVGRYLLNSDARAVWQQIDGRRSVREVAESVAAAQGEPVNDLHEPVEAICTSLLGLRLVERW
- a CDS encoding LLM class F420-dependent oxidoreductase — protein: MSNAPFTKVGFQFASFAFPGVPDSQLFGHVVAVAQTAEQSGFDSLWVMDHLHQIATVGDRTDPILEAYTTLAGMAASTASARLGVLVSAVGFRNPALLAKTVTTIDVISKGRAVLGLGAGWHGEEYEAYGLPFPPLPQRMRELREAVQICRAMFTQHAPSFRGEHFHVDDVINVPQPIAPGGPPILIGGSGEQATIPMIARLADGCNFFGGPATVRHKVNVLRRACDAVGRDPADITKTWLGTALIADSEQELHRGMEDLGRLLGVRPAAVRALALCGTPDEVTEQVHTYRECGVDAVIVNMDDAHDLDRVARAGSVLAEAMR
- a CDS encoding acyl carrier protein — protein: MTRFDETISMVADAFAETLGTTDIDSETGFFDLGADSTTIVRFAFRLRKHWPDLRTVDVFSHPTVAELSAYLTMASPESPGKPLIRSSPADSRADLRADER